The genomic stretch GAGTAGAGGAGCATATTAATGGCATATGGTTATGAATGATAAATACATAATGACAAAATCTACCCCTAACAAGTTTTCTTATTGTTAAAACCAAAATCTCCATCTTACTTTTTGTCATTTACTTTCACGCATAAGAAAAGCTATAAACCCCTTATCTACTTAACATCTTAAAATTTTTTGAACGGTCTTTGAAACTACCAGTCTTTCTGAATACGATAATTATAAAACTTACTTTTGTACTCTCACCAGAGGGAGATCTAGCTAAACTGACCCGACAGTCTGGAGGTGCTTTTTTTGGGTCATCCACTCATCTCCTCAAGATGTCGACTATTTTCCATCTCATATTACCCACACTTCTTAGGAGTCACTTGCTGTAAAAATTGAAGAGTATATAACTTATCTTCAAAATCTTCCGGTTGTTAAGAATAAAGAGCTCTTCTCATAGGCCACGTTCTACACTTGCTCAACTGCTTCTCTATTCTCCCCGGATGCTGCTGACTGAGGTGATGTTTTAGCCATGAGTAATCCTTCTAAGGAAAGGTATACTAGGAAAGGGAAATGTGAGGTGACTGAACAAGAGAGATGCAACCTTTAATAGGAAGTATGGGTCATTTGGGAGAAGGTTAGTCGTGCAGAGTCTCTTCAAGAGGAGGCAGAACTTCATGGGTCTCCTCCCTCTCTAGATTTCAGGATTGCTAAGCTTAAATCCTCTCTAGAAATGGAGAGAATTCTCAAAAGGAGGCTATCACTGTTGTGACAGAGATGAAGTCCCATTCTTATGAGGCTTTGGGAGCCCTTCAACAAGAAAAGGAATCTCGGGCTAAGGAACGTGAAGCATATGAGGGACGGATGGCTAGACTGAGGAAAAAGGTTGATGAGTCTCTCAAGAAAACTTTTAAGAGGGTGTACAAAGCCTTCAACCAAGCGACCGACCAAGTGGAAGCACTTCGTTCAGATATCCCTATTCCTCGTTTGCAACTTGACTCATTCAAGGTCGTTCGAGAGGGGGCATTAGTCGAGGATGTCGGTGCAGCGTCTGAAGATGAAGAGACTTGATTtcttttaattttaattttaatagGGTTTTATATCCTTATGTTTTCTTAATACCTTTATTTATCTTTTTCGTTTGACATTTCCTTTATGTGTGTTGTAACTTATTTAATATTCTTCATGGTCTTCCATCTTTACTATTTGGGTCGTTCTCGACTCGACTTCTCGGTTTTGAGATAACTTGTGGTTCCTGCTTTTTCCATTATTAAATTTGACTATTTCATCAAGTGTGGCTTGTACCATTAGCATTGTCCTATTTGGGTCCTTCTTGAGCGGGAATCGACATGATCTTTAAAGCTTGTTGTCGCCTTCTATCTGGTGGGATTCAACATATTCACTGAATTTTATTCTCCTGGTCAATGTGAGTCAGAGTAATTACCAAGTTTAGTCGTTACCCATTCTAGCCTAAGGGAGCTAGTGCAACTACTAAGCATGTCATTACTTGTCTCATTCATGGAGAGTTATTGCAAGTCTTCAGCGTCACTAGGAACTGCTCACGGCCAAAGGTGGGGTTTTTGCCCTTGCCCCCATGTTTTGTTCTAGTTCGGGTATGAACGTCTTTAGGGCTCCATCGCCTACGATCTTGGAATGGTTAGTTCTTAAGATGAGGGTGCGTCAAATTGCACTTCATACGCGTTCCACCTAATGGGATcttattttataaataaaatgtatGTCATATTGTTGAGGATTATAATAGTACTCATACGTAAAATATATATTTTAGGtaaaatatttatttattcaAATTTGGAATAACCTTGAGAGGTACTTATCTTATGTGCGGGGGGAATCGATACATGTTTCTTAGATAATCGACAATAGGAAGTCTGCGTATGGCTGTCTAGCTATCGATTTATCTTTGAAATGATATGAGTCTCTGTATACCTCTAGCATTTTACTTATCTCCTCTTGAAAGGCCTTATTCATCACCCTTTGGTATGTCGCATTTGCGTTTTCCAACCCAAAAGACATCCCATTGTATTGGTAGTCGGATTGCTTGGTCATGAATGTCATTTCCCTCCTATAAGGTCCGAACATGGGTATCTGGTTGTACCTAGAGTAAACGCCCATGCATAGTAATATCTTGTATCCGACCAAGTTGTTTACCAATTTATCTATGTTAGACAATGGATATGAGTCTTTCGAGCATGACCAATCGAGGTCAGTATAGTCGACACACATACAACCCCCACTTCCCAAAAGATTTCTTAACTAGTACAACATTTGAGTCATTCTATGTATTCTACTTTAGAAATGGAGTTGGTTTTTAACAGTCTTTCGATCGTGTTAGCGGTAGCCTCGACCTTCTTTAGAGAATAATTTCTTCTTTACTATGTGCGTCAACTCATCATGTCAGTTCATCATTCGTATCTGATTGATGGATCTGCTAGATCCACGAGGTTTCCTTTCTCCATCTATTTTGTCTAGTGTGTATGAGATCCGTTTtcatgttcatcttcaagctaCCATCAAATCATGTCCATTTACACTGTAGATTGAGCTTCTTAAATTGATATGGCCTATCGTTATGTTAGACAAGGATCTTAAATTCACGACAGATGCTCGTAGCTATGAGGATCTTGAATTCTTGATAGATGCTTGTTGCTACGAGAATCTTGAATTTGCGGTTTATTTTGTTGCTACAATGATCTTGAATTTGTGGTATATGCACGTTACTACGAGGATCTTGGATTTGTAGAAGATGCTCGTTCCCTAGACCGTGATAGCGCTAATCCGCGGTTGCTCACGACTTCATTTCTATATAAGGTGAGATATGGTGATAATGAAGGGGTCGTCTTCGTTTTAAGGCTTCCTCTTGGATATTCTTAATTACAGACATCAGAATCGATAGTTGGATCGAGGAAGGTGGAGTAGATGGATTCCACCGTAAGGTTGGAAACGGACCGAGTTTCATATGTGATTTCTTCGTGATTTAACTTTGGATCAAACGGGATTTGATCTTGGAATTTCTTAGAAATTTGATGTCGAATTCCCACAGATGTCGCCATTGTTCTGTATTGAAACCAAGATTGGTGTTGATTGATGACATAAGATTCTGGAAGTAGTAACGTTGATCTCCGATACGGTAGTGCGGGATGAACCTGCAAGGTTAGTACTCCAACACTCAAGTCAGTTACAAAGTCAAAGATGTGTGTAGTGAAAATGGaaataaaaaaatgtattttAAATCTCACGTGTACCGACTATATACGTTAGATAATTTCAATTGAGTTATACATAGTTGAGTTTTCGCATTGGACATCAACACACatacaaaaatatatatatatatatatatatatatatatatatatatatatatatatatatatatatatatatatatatatatatatatatatatatatatataaactaaatTCAATTAATTGTAGTATTCTAGAAACTAAAATATACTACTCAAAATAAATATTGGGCAAGTTATTTGATTTCAACAAGGCACTCGAATGTTGAGTTGTATTATTAACTATTCCCATATATATCCATAAGTCATTTCTCGTGTTGATGTCATGCAACAAAATCATCATGTTTTTTTGTATAAAGTTTCTTGGTCTCCTTCTTTCACTCCCTCTTCTCTTCAAAGTAATAACCCCCATCTACAGCAATACAAGACAGGTGTATATTTTGAAAACAAAAGCCTCAAAATGATCATGCAATATACGCGTATTATTATATCTCGAAAAACAGCATCGTCAAAAAAAGccctaaaaccctaaaaagaaaacaagtacaaacaaaaccAGCTGTGGAACTTGTTGCGTAAGTTTCTCGTTGCGTGGCTTCTTTGAGAAGCTCACAATGACTTGTCGGATACTATACTATATTGTACATATatacacatacatatatacatacatattaAATTATAGTATTAGCAATTCTTAATGAAGGATTATGCTACTCTCGTGTCTTTTTCTTCGTAACCTTTACTTCAATATACTCTTAACCAATTACATCATTTCAACAGCAGTAAAAATGTTTCAACGACTTTGACAGCAAGTATATCATACATAATTATAAAAGACGTATTTTTCTGGTGTGATATAGTTTGTTACATTCTGTGTCGGTTCGTATATACGTGTCTGAAATATTATATGACTTTAACAACACTCAAATTTGACACTGCAGCTGAACTCCCAACACACAGAGAGACACATCTCTCTCTAACTCAAAAGAGGTGAAACGTCCTACCAAGAAGAATCAGGTTGCCCCATCTCCACTCTTACCCACCACCCTTTCCTCTACTTTTCTCTTTTCTTAATAATTCACTTCTACATTAATATATCCATATATTCAATCCATTTTTGACATGGCATAAGCATTTACACACTTATATTCAATTGCAATTTATAAATAAGGTGTATAAACTCATATATTCCATGATGTAGACAAGCGTATATACACAAGGAAACTTGGCGTTCAAGCAGCCTTTTTCTTATATGTAGACCCCACTCTTGACTCCTACATTTCTTTTCTTTATCACTTATGCCCCTTCCCTTTGCTTCATTCTCCATCTCTTTCTCTCTATCTACACCTCTAATCACACCTCAATCATGCACAAATATATTAACAACAGGTGATTCAGGAAACATCTCATACTATTACTAGCTTtatactttttttatttttattttgctATATATGATCATATTCTTTCTGTTTGTTTTGGATAGTTATTAATTTCGGAGCTGAATCTCTCTGATGTTGTAGGGAGGATTGAAAGAAGAGATAAAAGTTTGTTTTTATGTTGATAGAATTGGAAAATCTCAAATAAAGATATCATGACATGGTGCAATGACTCAAATAATCAAGATAGAGGCATTGAACTAATCACATCCAATCAAAGTACTCTTATCACTGATGAAACAAAATCAACCCAAATTCGAACCTTAACTTGTCCCTCATGTGGTCATAACGTTGAATTCCAAGATCAGGTAATTTCATTTTATCATTATTACAATTTACAACctagtttttgaaaatttaattgATTGTGTTTAATGAATGAATAAATATTACTAGGGTGGAATCAATGATTTGCCGGGATTACCAGCTGGAGTGAAGTTCGATCCGAATGATCAAGAGATACTGCATCATTTGGAAGCAAAGATTCTGTTTGATGTGCCCAAGCTCCATCCTCTTATTGATGAGTTCATACCAACGCTTGAAGGAGAAAACGGAATCTGTTACACCCATCCAGAAAAGTTACCAGGtgttattttcatttttcatttactTTCTAACTTTTTCTGTTCTTTCATGCATGGTTTATACGGAAATAACGTTTTTATGCATATAATACTTCTAGAAAACACATATATAGAATCCCTATGAAATATACCTTGTAATGCTATATGATAGAATTAGAATCTATAAGTTAAATAGCACAAGTTGGGGTTGGTTTGTGAGAAATAATCAGCAGAAAATTAAACAAAGACCCTTGAATAAGATATTCTACCAGTCAAATGAATACAACGTCTTGTTTGCTTCAtctttagttcttgcattaatTTGTAATATGTATCTAGCACCTAATCATGACATGTACATCATTGAAAACTAAATTTCTTTCTAGTATTTTCTTTATTGTTGTTTGTTTTGTAAATAAGTTTCATTGAGATTAAAGCACAAACAGACACTAAATGAGAAAGTTGTCTTGAATCCTAACTACCCTAAACATTAATCACATGTCAAGACGTAAGGTAACTGCACATAATTATCAAAAGGGAGAAAAAGCAAGAAAGAACAAACCAAAATCATGGGAATGCAAGTTTTCTTTTGATAACCTTTTCATATCTTCACCAACAAGCCATTTATGTCAATCCAATGTTTACAATTCATATGCATCATGCTCGTGTTCCTGTAATATCTTCTGTTATTATGAAACATTCACAGGGTTTTAGAAAACGGCCGTTATAAAACGGTATTGGCAGGTGTCAATAATGATACCGTTATTTACTATTTTCATTTTAAAGAACAAATTATGGTTAATTCACATAGCGACGACCACACTCAGTGTCCCGAGATCTGTACCGACCAAAATTGTCAAATCCTTTATGCCACCCAGACGGTTTTTTAAAACCTATGCACTATTCTGATGCAGGTGTAAGAAAAGATGGACAGATTCGGCACTTCTTTCACAGGCCATCAAAAGCATACACAACAGGCACAAGGAAAAGAAGAAAGGTTCAAACAGAAGAAGAAGGAAGTGAGACAAGATGGCACAAAACAGGAAAAACTAGACCGGTTTTCATCGGTGGTGTCATCAAAGGTTTCAAAAAGATACTAGTACTCTACACTAACTATGGAAGGCAAAAGAAGCCTGAGAAGACTAATTGGGTGATGCATCAATATCATCTTGGTAGTAATGAAGAAGAGAAAGATGGTGAGCTAGTTGTTTCAAAGGTCTTTTACCAAACTCAACCTCGACAGTGTGGTGCTAATAATAGTTCCAATATTATTATAAAGGATGCTTATGAAAATAGACTGATGATGACTCAAGGAAATGTCCAAGATGATAATGAAGCTCCTTCTATGGATTACTACAATTCTCCTTTCATAAACTATGACCATGTTGGTCATAATTTGGAACCTCAGCTTATTCCAAACTTGGTTATGCAAGGTGATGGTTCTTCTTTTATTCGATTAGCAATGGATGCAAACAAAGCAAGGTTGGATAGAAATTAGCTATGTCATGAAAAAATTCTTGGTAGAGGATTATTAATGTATAGTGGTGACAATGACTACATAGATGTTGAtggtttttattattattgttgttattatatatataatattatatttATTCTATTTAAAATTTATATGCATATGTATAATAAAAATAGAGAAAATGGATATACATATATTGTTGGCTGATTTTGAAAGGAACAAAATTTCAATTGTATGATCTCATGCTGTTACGAGGATTCGCACCTAATCACTCACCAAATTAATCTCATCACTAAAAGGTTATCTTCTTTGAAGAATAGTGAGTTTTAGAGGAAGAACGGTCCTTTTTAACCTGGTCCTAAACTCAATCcttattttttttaaaagatgTTGGTATCAGTGTGAAAAAAGTTTGTTGGGTTACAACAGATATTTCTTCGAAGAGGGTCCAAAGGTGGGTTTTAGGTGGTGTGAGTCGGGTGAGAGGATGTGTGTAAATCCAAAACGTTGGACGAGTTAAGAGTTAAGAGTATGAAGCAAGGTAATTTGGCCCTCCTTAGTAAGTGGCACCAGAGGCTTTTGGTAGATCAACCTTCACTTTGGAGGGCTATTGTTGTAGAGAGGTATGGAACCTCACTGATTAGGTACGCGGTAGTTGGGAAGGAAGGGAGCCCAAGGAGAGTTTTTTATTGGTTGAGAGATATTTGTCTTCTTGGCTCCAAGGAAGAGGAGTTGTCCGATTGGTTCACTTCATTTATCTCTAAGGTGGACAGAAATAAGTTACTCATCCGGTTGTGGCATGATGTGTTGGTTAGGTCGAATCGCATGTGTGTTCCTTTTAAGAGGTTGTTTCTTATTTTCGATCATAAGTCTCTAGAGGTAGGAAGGATGGATGTTTGAGTAGGAGTTGTCTAGGTTTAGGAATTTAGATGGAGGTGTATGCTACTTGTTTGAGAGGAAGAACTTCTGGGTAATTTGTTAGCTAGTCTTGATTAAGGGGGAGGGTTAGATAAGGGGATGATTGGGTTTGGAAACTTGATCATAGGGGTGGGTTCTAAGTGAGATCAACATATGATTGTCTTTTATCTTTTGTTATTTATGAAGAGAGTATGGTGGTTAGAGATGTTTATGGGTTAGATGGGATTTAAAAGAGTTAGGCGTCATTCAAAAAGGTTTTTTTTCTCGGTTGcttgatgacttctcgacaagtgtacCGATAGTGCCGCAGTAATAAAAGATGGAATTCACAGGGAATGTGTTCGAACAAGCCAACAATTATGTAATATAAAGGAAAAACAGTAAATGGGGGGGGGGGTTAGGTTTTAGAACAGAAAACAAAATAAGAGCTTTAACACAGAAGTATTAAGACAGTTAGGTTGTGTATCGAATCCCCTTATCCTCTCTCGTTGATGTATGATGTCTTGTATGAATGATTTTATCCTTATAATCTCACAacgaattaacaaaaccgttataactgatccctcacgaaataactcactaatcacTACTTTGAGCTACCTATTCCTAGTCCACAACGTAAGCAGGATTAGACGATATACAAAACGTTAATTCCCTATGtcactactcggggtctcctatccctattcaactAGCGTAAGTATAACaattgccctaggtccaacacataggcTAAGAGTCAGTAATCCCTATGTGTCCAATATCAGATTAACAGAGTATCTCAAATAAAAAGTATTAAGATTAAGAAACAAGTGAATAAGATTATAATTCAAAGAattcatacaaagtcaaatcaacatataatgccaacaagattgaataaggttcatcatcacacaacctaacctagagaaGGTTAGCTACTCATAGTTAAAATTACAATACCAATTCAGTAAAGAAGAATAACATATGAATTCCCTTGAAGGATTGacctccaatggcttcaaatgctctcAGAATCACCCTTTGATGCTGTAAAATCGTGCTCCCAATGTTAAATTTtgtaacccttgtgaaagtgcagAATTTTCCCTCTTAAAGGTGTCAGAATGGACCATAACGCATCAGAAAAAGGCTCAGAAAAGTGGCAATCGTGCACGTGACCCTGCATCGCGCGCGCGATGAAACTTTTAATGCCCTATTGCGTGCGCAATGGTGTTTACCGATGAAATTGGTAAACAAGCACTAGtattccaaattcaaaaatactttGGTTACTCACAAGATCGAttagattgatcctaggacatgtgttTTTGTTAATTTAGGCTTTGTAAATGATGAAGATTTCGATATTGCTCTTGGCTTGAAAATAACATTCAAAGTTTAAGAATAAATGCAAAAATATAAAGCGACAATGTAAAGAAGGCTTCAAACTAAAATTGCAATGAAGGTAAATGACGAAAATGTAAATGATTTCATAAAAATGTAAAAGTATGGTGATCACATGTACATTCTCTCAGCAACTCGTTTCTTAATACACAAATACTTAGAGTAAATTTGTGAGTTTTATACAAGATGGAACACACTAAATCCTAAACAGTAAGACTCCTATTTATACTAATTCAAAATAACTATAACAAACGGTCTCTTCTTCAAAAGATGACACGTTTTCGTCTAAATGCACTTCGATATCCATAACTTTCCATGTGTTCTTCCAAAGAAATAGATAAGGCCAAAAAATAGTTATGAGCCTTATTTGAATTTACACTCCGTCGAACACAACTCTAACGAAATGCCTCTGTCGAATTGCAGTTTGAACaaaaaaatatttctaagtcccAAACTAACATTTCCCTCTACGTAAGGGGGTTTCTTCGACTAAAAACTCTTTATGTTGAAAGAATCATATTCATGTATTCTTTTCAGAATATTTCATTTAGCTTTTCTAGTTCATCTCAAACATTTCCTTAGCATCGAAATTCCAGCTAACAGATGGTGGATATGATTATTTTCGAAGATTCACTCTTTTTTACTCCTTTTTCACTcaaaatttcactaagtccacaatttgCACACTTAGATATTTTTCCTTCATTCTATGGTCATTCCTTCTCATATTTTCTCGACTTTTACTTGTTTTGCTCCGATTCTTTGACTAAATACATGCAATGACGGCCTGTCATCACATTGCTTTTGTAAGATAGGTTGGCTAGAAGGCTTAATCATAATAGGTGTATAATCATTTAGATGAAGATTAGTGTGGGGTGTGATTTGTTTTAGGCCTAGTTATGATTTGGCATGTTGTGGTCTAGATTATTTGTCATTGAGATCTTGTTTATTAATAGCTTTGTGACATAGATTATTTGTCTTTCTTGGAAGTAGGTTCACACACATTCGCTCGGTTTTAACCTCTCTCTTCTGGACTGGGAGCATAATTCACCCTTGTGTTTATACTTATAGAGGCATGTTGTTTGGTCGGCTATCTCTTTAAGATTTGTTGGTGCCTTATTTGTATTCTCTCGACTCGTGGGTTCTTTGATTTATTCTTTCCATGTTGTGTGGTATTTTGTGGTGGCTAGTTGAGGAGTTTTTGTAGGATTTTCTCCTTTTTGCGTTGTTATTTTTTTGGTGGATTTTTTTatttccatatatatatatatatatatatatatatatatatatatatatatatatatatatatatatatatatatatatatatatatatatatatatatatatatatatagtttcGTAATGCAACCAGAATAAAACGGAGAACGATGGTTGTGATGTGCAACAACATACTTGAACTTCTGATGTGGTGAAGAAGGGGTTGAATTGTTGGATAAGTGACTTCAAGTACAAGAGGGTGAATTGTGGTATTTAAAATTTATGATTATTGTAGGGGTTTTCTCAATTACGCTTAAAATCATGTTAGAAATTTCTTAATAAAATAGTAAATAGCAAcgaaaatataaaaaaattggAACCACAACTTATTCAAAACTTTATTATGCAAGATAATGTTTTTTCTTTTATTCGATTAGCAATGGATGCAAATAAAGCAAGGTTGGACATAAATTAGTTATTTGAT from Lathyrus oleraceus cultivar Zhongwan6 chromosome 7, CAAS_Psat_ZW6_1.0, whole genome shotgun sequence encodes the following:
- the LOC127108070 gene encoding NAC domain-containing protein 73; this translates as MTWCNDSNNQDRGIELITSNQSTLITDETKSTQIRTLTCPSCGHNVEFQDQGGINDLPGLPAGVKFDPNDQEILHHLEAKILFDVPKLHPLIDEFIPTLEGENGICYTHPEKLPGVRKDGQIRHFFHRPSKAYTTGTRKRRKVQTEEEGSETRWHKTGKTRPVFIGGVIKGFKKILVLYTNYGRQKKPEKTNWVMHQYHLGSNEEEKDGELVVSKVFYQTQPRQCGANNSSNIIIKDAYENRLMMTQGNVQDDNEAPSMDYYNSPFINYDHVGHNLEPQLIPNLVMQGDGSSFIRLAMDANKARLDRN